A part of Desulfobacter sp. genomic DNA contains:
- a CDS encoding PAS domain S-box protein, which translates to MTKQVSTTENNPSDFARYLSAARVVIVAIDDKGLISYINPYGLDILGYSEEELMGKNWFETCLPKADIEDGLKGYHQLMAGTIAPAEYYESRVITKSGEERAIEWRNAILRDSNGRITGSLSSGSDIPPLKKSQARLGQVRDISKYKRSEKILAQSESRFRDISMSMADWIWEMDHLGRYTFTAGNLKQVLGYDDEEVLGKTPFDFMPADRVRDVRDAFARIMDKKAPIVDLKNWNLRKDGTRVCLLTNGVPVLDASGNLLGYRGVDKDITRTLEIEDKLKKALETTEKIIENIPIGMMIVDDKKVIRRVNKAALAMTGFGEKSDLVGHICHDSICPAQRGKCPITDLRQKVDQSEKEVIRRDGEKIPVYKTALSIELEDEKVIIEAFMDISRLKAAEAALHESEDSRHTVMETIVDPLVVYDVNGRVTYLNPGFTRVFGWTLAELKGQKIDFVPPEDRPDTIEAVKRVLNGEKVSGFETRRYTKDHTIIDVRIGAGLLLSAKGRPMGMVTNFQDITREKKSRHELNMINRELEKAIATANQMALQAEIANMAKSEFLANMSHEIRTPLNGVIGMTGLLLDTGLTREQRHYAGNIQSCGESLLSIISDVLDFSKIEAGMLEIETIDFDLRVLLDDVGTMMSHRVQEKDLEFICAAAPEVPALLQGDPARLRQILVNLVGNAVKFTQKGEISVLAHLEKETETQVELLFSVKDTGIGISPEKHLMLFDSFTQADSSTTREFGGTGLGLSISKKLCEMMGGKIGVKSQEGDGAEFWFTVCFKKQDEAFSGLKRRTLADLKGTHILIVDDNKTNREILQGQLASWGCRVSEAAGGPEALHLLHGALADGDPFKIAILDMQMPVMDGLSLGKIIKSDDKTKSLQLIMMTSMGQAGDAKRFEAVGFSAYLIKPVGFSELYSCLSAILAGPFNTGKKQSIVTRHTVPSLYRKNTRILIAEDNEVNRQVAIGILKKLDLTNVDTAVNGVKAVEAFKAGRYDLVLMDVQMPEMDGLSATRAIREFEETDQRRRTPVIAMTAHAMKKDKDRCLLAGMDDYISKPVTADVMVTAFERWLPETGDIVSKGQPDVEEKNGEKPEHCDLPVFCMDELSDRLMGDPDLVKTVIDSFLADMPRQISRLEELIQQQAVEEAGNQGHQIKGAAGNLSAMALSDIGARIEEAGKKGDLDRIQSILPMLDRAFSILKKELEHLFI; encoded by the coding sequence ATGACGAAACAGGTCTCCACAACGGAGAATAATCCTTCGGATTTCGCACGGTATCTTTCCGCTGCCAGGGTGGTTATCGTTGCCATTGATGACAAGGGGCTTATTTCATATATCAATCCATACGGGTTGGATATCCTGGGATACAGTGAAGAAGAATTAATGGGCAAAAACTGGTTTGAGACCTGCCTGCCCAAGGCCGACATCGAGGATGGCCTTAAGGGGTATCACCAATTGATGGCAGGCACCATTGCCCCGGCGGAATATTATGAAAGCCGGGTGATCACCAAGTCGGGGGAGGAACGCGCCATTGAATGGCGGAATGCCATTTTGAGGGATTCCAATGGCCGAATTACAGGCTCATTGAGTTCAGGTAGCGATATCCCCCCGCTTAAGAAATCCCAGGCCCGGCTGGGACAGGTCCGGGATATCAGCAAGTATAAAAGATCCGAAAAAATTCTGGCCCAGAGTGAAAGCCGTTTTCGCGATATTTCCATGAGCATGGCCGACTGGATCTGGGAGATGGACCACCTGGGACGGTATACCTTTACGGCCGGGAATCTGAAACAGGTGCTTGGATACGATGATGAAGAGGTGCTGGGGAAAACCCCCTTTGATTTCATGCCCGCAGATAGGGTCCGGGACGTTCGAGATGCCTTTGCCCGGATCATGGACAAAAAAGCCCCCATCGTCGATTTGAAAAACTGGAACCTGAGAAAGGACGGCACCCGGGTCTGCCTGCTGACCAACGGGGTGCCGGTTCTTGATGCCTCGGGCAATCTGCTGGGCTACCGCGGCGTGGATAAGGACATTACCCGGACCCTTGAAATAGAAGATAAGCTTAAAAAGGCCCTTGAGACCACAGAAAAAATAATTGAAAACATCCCCATCGGTATGATGATCGTGGATGATAAAAAAGTCATCCGCCGGGTCAACAAGGCGGCCTTGGCCATGACCGGTTTTGGTGAAAAATCAGACCTGGTGGGCCATATCTGTCATGACAGCATCTGTCCGGCCCAGAGGGGGAAATGCCCCATCACCGATCTGCGGCAGAAGGTGGACCAGTCTGAAAAGGAGGTGATCCGCCGGGATGGAGAAAAAATCCCGGTATACAAAACCGCCCTATCCATTGAACTCGAGGATGAAAAGGTGATTATCGAGGCCTTCATGGATATCAGCCGGCTGAAAGCGGCCGAGGCAGCCCTGCACGAAAGTGAAGACAGCCGGCACACCGTCATGGAAACCATTGTGGATCCCCTGGTGGTTTACGATGTCAACGGGCGGGTAACCTACCTCAACCCCGGCTTCACAAGGGTTTTTGGCTGGACACTGGCGGAATTGAAAGGGCAGAAGATTGATTTTGTTCCTCCCGAGGACCGCCCCGACACCATAGAGGCAGTCAAACGGGTATTGAACGGAGAAAAGGTGTCCGGGTTTGAAACCCGGCGATATACCAAGGATCATACCATCATCGATGTGCGTATCGGTGCCGGCCTTCTTTTGAGTGCCAAGGGACGGCCCATGGGCATGGTGACCAACTTCCAGGATATCACAAGGGAAAAAAAGTCCCGGCATGAGTTGAACATGATCAACCGGGAACTTGAAAAAGCCATTGCCACGGCCAACCAGATGGCCCTGCAGGCAGAAATTGCCAATATGGCCAAAAGCGAATTCCTTGCCAATATGAGCCATGAGATCAGAACCCCGCTCAACGGTGTCATCGGGATGACAGGACTGCTGCTCGACACCGGACTGACCCGGGAACAGCGGCATTACGCCGGCAACATCCAAAGCTGCGGCGAATCCCTGCTGAGCATTATTAGCGATGTCCTTGATTTTTCGAAAATTGAGGCCGGCATGCTGGAAATCGAGACCATCGATTTTGATTTAAGGGTATTGCTGGACGATGTGGGGACCATGATGTCCCATCGCGTCCAGGAAAAAGATCTGGAATTTATCTGCGCGGCGGCCCCTGAAGTGCCGGCCCTATTACAGGGAGACCCGGCCCGTCTTCGCCAGATCCTGGTGAATCTGGTGGGCAATGCCGTAAAATTCACCCAGAAGGGGGAAATCAGTGTGTTGGCCCATCTGGAAAAAGAGACGGAAACCCAGGTGGAGTTATTGTTTTCTGTAAAAGATACCGGGATTGGCATTTCCCCGGAAAAACACCTGATGTTGTTCGACAGCTTTACCCAGGCAGACAGTTCCACTACGAGGGAATTCGGCGGGACAGGGCTTGGGTTGAGTATTTCAAAAAAGCTGTGCGAGATGATGGGGGGTAAAATCGGTGTAAAGAGCCAGGAAGGTGACGGGGCGGAATTCTGGTTCACCGTCTGTTTCAAAAAGCAGGATGAGGCCTTTTCCGGTTTAAAACGGCGGACCTTGGCCGACCTGAAGGGAACCCATATCCTGATCGTGGATGACAATAAAACCAACCGGGAAATTCTTCAGGGCCAGCTGGCTTCATGGGGGTGCCGGGTCTCGGAAGCGGCGGGCGGTCCCGAGGCACTGCACCTTCTCCATGGGGCGTTGGCGGATGGGGACCCCTTTAAAATAGCCATCCTGGATATGCAGATGCCGGTGATGGACGGCCTTTCTTTGGGTAAGATTATCAAGTCGGATGATAAAACGAAGTCTCTGCAGTTGATCATGATGACCTCCATGGGCCAGGCCGGCGATGCCAAACGGTTTGAAGCGGTCGGCTTCTCGGCCTATCTGATAAAACCTGTGGGCTTCTCGGAGCTGTATAGCTGCCTGTCTGCTATCTTGGCCGGCCCGTTTAATACCGGAAAAAAACAGTCCATCGTGACCCGCCATACTGTACCGTCGCTTTACCGCAAAAATACCCGGATATTGATCGCAGAGGATAATGAGGTGAATCGCCAGGTGGCCATCGGTATTCTTAAAAAGCTGGATCTTACCAATGTGGATACGGCGGTAAATGGGGTCAAAGCGGTGGAAGCCTTTAAGGCGGGCCGATATGACCTTGTCCTCATGGATGTGCAGATGCCCGAAATGGACGGGCTGTCCGCCACCCGTGCCATCCGGGAGTTCGAAGAAACGGATCAACGGCGCAGAACCCCGGTGATTGCCATGACCGCCCATGCCATGAAAAAGGATAAGGACAGATGCCTCTTGGCCGGTATGGATGATTACATCAGCAAACCGGTAACTGCGGATGTCATGGTAACCGCCTTTGAACGGTGGCTCCCTGAAACGGGTGACATCGTCTCCAAGGGCCAACCGGATGTGGAAGAAAAAAACGGTGAAAAACCGGAGCATTGCGATTTGCCCGTGTTTTGCATGGACGAATTGTCCGATCGCCTGATGGGGGATCCGGACCTGGTAAAAACAGTGATTGACAGTTTTTTGGCCGATATGCCCCGGCAGATAAGCCGGCTTGAAGAACTGATCCAACAGCAGGCGGTTGAGGAGGCCGGCAATCAGGGCCATCAGATCAAAGGCGCTGCCGGAAACCTCAGCGCCATGGCCCTCAGCGATATTGGCGCCCGCATCGAAGAAGCGGGGAAAAAGGGGGACCTGGACCGGATTCAATCTATCCTGCCCATGCTGGACCGGGCATTTTCCATATTAAAAAAAGAACTGGAGCATTTATTTATATGA
- a CDS encoding YbaK/EbsC family protein has translation MSLETVLDYFSKYDMAHRVMVLKRSTATVEEAARAHGVDPDQIGKTLSFKIDDLPILIVVAGQAKIDNKKYKKFFSKKAKMLTRDEALLHTGHPIGGVCPFGLKAPVDVYLDVSLKKHLEVIPAAGDPYSSIRLTIEELEKHSNCKEWVDVCKYDDSSRGIRKD, from the coding sequence ATGTCTTTAGAAACCGTTCTTGATTACTTTTCAAAATACGATATGGCCCACCGTGTGATGGTTTTAAAACGATCCACGGCAACCGTCGAAGAAGCGGCCCGGGCCCACGGCGTTGATCCTGACCAAATCGGAAAAACCCTGTCCTTTAAGATTGATGACCTTCCCATCCTAATTGTGGTCGCCGGCCAAGCGAAGATTGATAATAAAAAGTATAAAAAATTTTTTTCCAAAAAGGCAAAAATGCTCACTAGGGATGAAGCCCTGTTGCATACCGGACATCCCATCGGGGGCGTCTGCCCTTTCGGATTAAAGGCCCCCGTGGATGTTTACCTGGATGTATCACTGAAAAAGCATTTGGAAGTCATTCCGGCAGCCGGAGACCCCTATTCTTCAATCCGGTTGACAATAGAAGAACTTGAAAAACACTCAAACTGCAAAGAATGGGTGGACGTCTGCAAATATGATGACAGCAGCCGGGGCATAAGAAAAGATTAA
- a CDS encoding nitroreductase family protein: MNLFEIDQQTCNKDGICAAVCPAKIIDFRKGRLPVPIAGAEKACIKCGHCVAVCPTASLTHREIPVEHCPPVQKDLHLSAGHCEHFLRSRRSIRVYKNKAVPRNDLQRLIEMARYAPSGRNSQDAEWLVLENRDGLRKLAGIAVDWMRWVIANQPDLASSMHLGRAIQRWENGIDIIFRDAPALIVTHAEKDNHRAPTSCNLALAYLELAATGMGLGSCWAGYFNRAANAFPPMMEALALPEGHTSFGAVMVGYPKFNYHRLPLRRPPRIIWR; encoded by the coding sequence ATGAACTTATTTGAAATCGACCAGCAGACCTGCAACAAAGACGGCATATGCGCGGCTGTCTGCCCTGCCAAAATCATAGATTTCCGGAAAGGCCGGTTACCCGTCCCCATTGCCGGGGCAGAGAAGGCGTGCATAAAATGCGGCCATTGCGTGGCCGTCTGCCCCACTGCCAGCCTGACCCACCGGGAGATACCGGTGGAACACTGCCCGCCCGTACAAAAGGACCTCCATCTGTCGGCCGGCCATTGCGAGCATTTTTTAAGAAGCCGCCGTTCCATACGGGTATACAAAAACAAGGCCGTTCCCAGGAATGACCTCCAGAGATTAATCGAGATGGCCCGGTATGCGCCCTCCGGTCGAAATTCCCAGGATGCGGAATGGTTGGTTCTGGAGAACAGGGATGGGCTGCGCAAACTGGCCGGGATTGCTGTCGACTGGATGCGCTGGGTGATCGCCAACCAGCCGGACCTCGCATCGTCCATGCACCTGGGAAGAGCCATACAGCGGTGGGAAAACGGGATCGATATCATTTTCCGGGATGCGCCGGCGCTCATCGTCACCCACGCGGAAAAGGATAATCACAGGGCCCCCACTTCCTGCAACCTTGCCCTGGCCTATCTTGAACTGGCCGCCACCGGCATGGGACTCGGATCCTGCTGGGCAGGCTACTTCAACAGGGCGGCCAACGCCTTTCCGCCCATGATGGAGGCCCTGGCGCTGCCTGAGGGACACACAAGCTTCGGGGCCGTTATGGTGGGCTACCCCAAATTCAATTACCACCGTCTGCCTTTACGCCGGCCGCCCAGAATCATCTGGCGTTGA
- a CDS encoding M20/M25/M40 family metallo-hydrolase: protein MTLFPIAVILMSIAGGLVLVSFVRYFSIKQKYILSLGDSREEMDLPVADFAGFVRRLSGMIRIPTISWTDRRRRDLSQFKRFREELETMYPLVHKQMDREVIGDFGLVFHWKGKNSGKKPVLFLAHYDVVPAQEEGNEKWTHPPFSGLVEDGILWGRGALDIKCQLAFQMEAAETLLAEGRVPDRDIWFAFGGDEEISGMEGAGKIAALFRERNLAFDFVLDEGGIIARDQLAFLKGTPAALIGQAEKGFVTFKVTAPGESGHSSMPPLEGTAVGRLARGIVRLEKRPFPKRLDPVLANMLERFVPHVPMGLGLVFANLWLTRPLILHIFSKNRTTDSLVCTTRAATVCRAGEQENVLPGEAACLVNHRILPGDSIARVREYHRRTLKDDGLEVAQAGDWMANEPLAAAQAGGRAFELIETILAHTHPDAVAVPFLVNGSTDSKHYRGLTENILRFTPLVLTPEDVSTIHGVNERVSLENLEKGLAFYIRLFCHL from the coding sequence ATGACTCTGTTCCCCATTGCCGTGATCCTGATGTCTATTGCCGGCGGACTGGTCCTGGTTTCTTTTGTCCGTTATTTTTCCATCAAACAAAAATATATCCTTTCGCTTGGCGATTCCCGGGAGGAAATGGATCTGCCGGTGGCGGACTTTGCCGGATTCGTCCGGCGGCTCTCGGGGATGATCAGGATACCCACAATTTCCTGGACCGACAGAAGGCGTCGGGACCTCTCCCAATTCAAGCGGTTCCGGGAGGAATTGGAAACCATGTATCCCCTGGTCCATAAGCAGATGGACCGGGAGGTTATCGGGGATTTCGGCCTGGTTTTTCACTGGAAGGGAAAAAATTCTGGAAAAAAGCCGGTGCTGTTCCTGGCCCATTACGATGTGGTGCCGGCCCAGGAGGAGGGAAATGAAAAATGGACCCACCCACCCTTCAGCGGACTGGTGGAAGATGGGATACTCTGGGGACGGGGCGCCCTGGATATCAAGTGCCAGCTGGCATTCCAGATGGAGGCGGCCGAAACCCTTCTGGCAGAGGGCCGGGTGCCGGATCGGGATATCTGGTTCGCATTCGGCGGGGACGAGGAAATTTCAGGCATGGAGGGGGCCGGAAAGATTGCGGCCCTGTTCAGGGAGCGGAATCTGGCCTTTGATTTTGTTCTGGATGAGGGGGGGATTATTGCCAGGGACCAGCTGGCTTTTTTAAAGGGAACCCCCGCAGCCCTCATCGGCCAGGCGGAAAAGGGGTTTGTCACCTTTAAGGTTACCGCCCCCGGGGAGAGCGGTCATTCTTCCATGCCTCCCCTGGAAGGGACGGCAGTGGGGCGCCTTGCCCGGGGCATTGTACGGCTTGAAAAGCGGCCCTTCCCCAAACGCCTGGACCCGGTGCTGGCCAATATGCTGGAGCGCTTCGTTCCCCATGTTCCCATGGGCCTGGGCCTGGTCTTCGCCAATCTCTGGCTGACACGCCCCCTTATTCTCCATATTTTTTCTAAAAACCGAACCACGGACAGCCTGGTCTGCACCACCCGGGCCGCCACTGTCTGCCGGGCCGGGGAGCAGGAGAATGTCCTGCCCGGGGAAGCCGCCTGTCTGGTCAACCACAGGATTCTGCCCGGGGATTCCATTGCCCGGGTCCGGGAATACCACCGCCGGACCCTGAAAGATGATGGGCTTGAGGTTGCCCAGGCCGGGGACTGGATGGCCAATGAACCCCTGGCCGCCGCCCAGGCCGGGGGAAGGGCCTTTGAATTGATTGAAACTATCCTGGCCCACACCCATCCCGATGCCGTTGCCGTCCCCTTTCTTGTCAACGGCTCCACCGATTCAAAACATTACCGGGGCCTGACGGAGAATATCCTCAGGTTTACCCCTTTGGTGCTCACCCCGGAAGATGTGTCCACCATCCACGGCGTCAATGAGAGGGTCTCCCTTGAGAATCTGGAAAAGGGACTGGCCTTTTATATCCGTCTTTTCTGCCACCTTTAA
- a CDS encoding YfcC family protein: MTEITASQEMETPAPREDSNDDSMLKIGVKPFLTALGILLLLIIFSGGLTQWIPAGAYERVAASGRMAVVPGSFHYLEDVSFPFWRWFTAPVEVIWGDNWLMILVLSLFMIFLGGSFTVLEQGGVLRELLAWTVARFRHNKYRLMGVLIFVMMFLAAFVGVYEALVPLIVIIVPMSLALGWDSLTGLGMSMLALTFGFSAAVTNPFTIAVAQELSDLPLFSGAWFRILFFIAAFILCYFFVSRYARKIEKEPALSPVFEADARIRGRFSVEKVVGDGTGDDPRKVRAALWFGACMAIAIVFMVLAGLVPALPSDAAFPAVALLFLIGGAGAGRIIGYSWRELLKVLGKGAMNMLPGILLILMAMSVPHIMTRGHVMDTILFYASNAIEGTNPYQAGFYIYLLTLALNFFISSASAKAFLVMPIIAPLADLVGLTRQTAVFAFDMGDGFSNMVFPTNALLLIGLSFTVVSYPKWIRWTWKMQAGIAALSMAFLMAAVAIGFGPF, from the coding sequence ATGACAGAGATCACCGCAAGCCAGGAAATGGAAACTCCTGCCCCCCGTGAGGATTCGAATGACGATTCCATGCTCAAAATAGGGGTCAAACCCTTTCTAACGGCATTGGGGATCCTCCTGCTCCTCATTATATTTTCAGGGGGGCTGACCCAGTGGATTCCGGCCGGGGCCTATGAGCGGGTGGCGGCTTCGGGCCGCATGGCCGTGGTGCCCGGTTCATTCCACTATCTGGAAGATGTTTCCTTTCCCTTCTGGCGCTGGTTCACGGCCCCTGTGGAGGTGATCTGGGGGGACAATTGGCTGATGATCCTGGTCCTCTCCCTGTTTATGATTTTTCTGGGGGGCTCCTTCACCGTTCTGGAACAGGGCGGGGTGCTACGGGAACTGCTGGCCTGGACCGTGGCCCGGTTCCGGCACAACAAATACCGGCTCATGGGGGTGCTCATTTTCGTCATGATGTTCCTTGCCGCCTTTGTGGGGGTGTACGAGGCCCTGGTGCCCCTGATCGTGATCATTGTGCCCATGTCCCTGGCCCTGGGCTGGGACTCCCTCACGGGCCTCGGCATGAGTATGCTGGCCCTGACCTTCGGGTTTTCCGCAGCCGTGACCAATCCCTTTACCATTGCCGTTGCCCAGGAACTCTCCGACCTGCCCCTCTTTTCCGGGGCCTGGTTCCGGATCCTCTTTTTTATTGCCGCCTTTATTCTCTGCTACTTTTTTGTCAGCCGGTATGCCCGCAAAATAGAAAAAGAGCCGGCCCTTTCCCCGGTGTTTGAGGCAGATGCCAGGATACGGGGGCGGTTCAGCGTGGAAAAGGTGGTGGGAGACGGGACGGGGGATGACCCCAGAAAGGTCCGGGCGGCGCTCTGGTTCGGGGCCTGCATGGCCATTGCCATTGTCTTCATGGTCCTGGCCGGACTGGTCCCGGCCCTGCCGTCGGATGCGGCCTTTCCGGCGGTGGCCCTGCTTTTTCTCATCGGCGGCGCCGGTGCCGGCCGGATCATCGGTTATTCCTGGAGAGAGCTGCTCAAGGTGCTGGGCAAAGGCGCCATGAACATGCTGCCCGGTATCCTGCTGATCCTCATGGCCATGAGCGTCCCCCACATCATGACCCGGGGGCATGTCATGGATACCATCCTTTTTTACGCCTCCAATGCCATTGAAGGGACAAATCCTTACCAGGCCGGTTTTTATATTTACCTGCTCACCCTGGCCCTGAATTTTTTTATTTCCTCGGCCTCGGCCAAGGCCTTTCTGGTCATGCCCATTATTGCCCCCCTGGCCGATCTGGTGGGGCTGACCCGTCAGACGGCGGTATTTGCATTTGACATGGGGGACGGGTTTTCCAACATGGTCTTCCCCACCAATGCCCTGCTCCTCATCGGCCTGAGCTTCACCGTGGTCTCCTATCCCAAGTGGATCCGGTGGACCTGGAAGATGCAGGCCGGCATTGCCGCCCTGTCCATGGCCTTTCTCATGGCTGCCGTGGCCATCGGGTTCGGGCCTTTCTGA
- a CDS encoding response regulator transcription factor, with protein sequence MKILIAEDDMTTLLILEGCFKKWGFDTLSARDGNAALSILEKEDSPKIALLDWMMPGMDGIEVCRRIKQRTVQHVQAYIIMVTARNSKDDIVKGFDAGADDYITKPFDQNELQARIFVAKRLVNTQMLLAQKVAELKEALLHVKTLQGIIPICMYCHKIRNDADAWDRLETYMTKYSNAEFSHGICPDCARERFPELDIGDVD encoded by the coding sequence ATGAAAATATTAATTGCCGAAGATGATATGACGACCCTCCTGATTCTTGAAGGCTGCTTTAAAAAATGGGGATTTGACACCCTGAGCGCAAGGGACGGCAACGCCGCGTTGAGTATTCTGGAAAAAGAGGATTCGCCTAAAATCGCACTTTTGGACTGGATGATGCCCGGAATGGACGGGATAGAGGTCTGCCGCAGGATTAAACAAAGAACGGTGCAGCATGTCCAGGCGTATATCATCATGGTGACCGCCCGCAACAGTAAGGACGATATTGTCAAAGGCTTTGACGCCGGTGCCGACGATTACATCACCAAGCCCTTTGATCAAAATGAACTCCAGGCCCGTATCTTTGTCGCCAAACGGCTGGTGAATACACAAATGCTGCTGGCACAGAAGGTGGCGGAACTCAAGGAGGCGCTTTTGCATGTGAAAACCCTCCAGGGCATTATCCCCATCTGCATGTACTGCCACAAGATTCGAAATGACGCCGATGCCTGGGATCGCCTGGAAACCTATATGACAAAATATTCCAATGCGGAATTCAGCCACGGCATATGCCCCGATTGTGCCCGGGAACGATTTCCGGAATTGGACATTGGCGATGTGGATTGA